The Clostridium cylindrosporum DSM 605 genomic interval GTCTTGTTAAACTATCCATTAGTATAACAACATCTTTCTTCATTTCAACAAGTCTTTTTGCTCTTTCTAATGTAAGCTTTGCAACTCTAGCATGGCTATCTGGTTCTTCATCAAATGTTGAGTATACAACATCTCCCTTAATACTTCTTTTCATATCTGTAACTTCTTCCGGTCTTTCATCTATTAGAAGTACTATAAGTTCTATGTCAGGATGGTTCTTTGCAATTGCATTTGCTATCTTCTTGATAAGAACAGTTTTACCAGCCTTTGGAGGTGCAACTATCATTCCTCTTTGTCCACGACCAACAGGCGATAATATATCTATAAGTCTTGTAGACATATCACTTCCAATAGTTTCAAGATCCATCTTTTTATCTGGATATATAGGAGTTAAATCATCAAAATGACTTCTTCCTATAATTCTATCAGGGCTTCCCCCATTAACCTCTTGAAGATATACAAGTGCCTTATACTTTTCAGTTTCCTTAGGAAATCTAGCCTTCCCCTTTATCTTATCACCTGTTCTAAGACCAAACTTTCTAATTTGTGATGGAGATACGTAAATGTCTCTTTGACCTTGTTGATAATTATCTATTCTAAGAAATCCATATGACTGGTTATCAATATGTTCAAATATACCTTCAACTGTATCTGAGTCTGCAAGAAGGGCTTGCATTTTCTTTCTCTTATCTTCATCTATATCATGAAGATTCATATCTCTATTATTAGGTCTTGGCTTCGGTGCTATTTTCTCCACAAGTTCAATAGCAGGTCTTACTTCTTCTTCTATAACTTTCTCAATAACCTCTGGAACCTCTTCTTCTTTTTCTTCCTTTTTATTATCAAAATTTAAAATTTGCTCAATTAACTCACTTTTTCTATACTTAGACACTGCCTTAATCCCCATATCCTTACCAATATGCCTAAGTTCATCCAGAGTTTTTTCTTTAAGCGATTCAAAATTCATAATACACCTCCTGTATCCTTAAAAATTAATCCTATGAGAATCTTAGGTAATATAACTTATACTACCTATTCTATATAAATCTAAAGTTATAACTTCAACGAAAATAAAATCTATTGACATATTACATTAGTTAATAAATATCTGAAATATAATCTCGACATGACTTTTGACATTTCGACTAATTAAATGGTATATAAATTAGATACTTTTATTACCTTTACTTATACATTTTATATTTCACCTTTGAAAATGTAAAGTAAAATATATTTATTCAATAATTCGCAATCTAATAACATGTTTCTATTAAAAAATTCTATAGAAAATTACTATAAGCACCTATTACTTTATTATCATAACATCTAACCAAAACAAGGGCATCTTTAGAAGATACCCTATATAGTACATTAAAATATTATCTTTTGTTTTTTGCTAAATTATGAACTGTATCCACAAATCTAATAGTTCCTGTTTTCGCTCTCATAACTATTGATTGAGTTTTTGCTATATCATTTTGGTAGTTAACAACTCCCTTTAAAAGGTCTCCATCAGAAACACCTGTAGCTGCAAAATACACTTCATCACCTTTAACTAAATCATCTAGTGTAAGGATCTTACTACAGTCATCTATACCCATTTTCTTACATCTATCAATTTCTTCTTGAGTTTCAGGGTA includes:
- the rho gene encoding transcription termination factor Rho; the protein is MNFESLKEKTLDELRHIGKDMGIKAVSKYRKSELIEQILNFDNKKEEKEEEVPEVIEKVIEEEVRPAIELVEKIAPKPRPNNRDMNLHDIDEDKRKKMQALLADSDTVEGIFEHIDNQSYGFLRIDNYQQGQRDIYVSPSQIRKFGLRTGDKIKGKARFPKETEKYKALVYLQEVNGGSPDRIIGRSHFDDLTPIYPDKKMDLETIGSDMSTRLIDILSPVGRGQRGMIVAPPKAGKTVLIKKIANAIAKNHPDIELIVLLIDERPEEVTDMKRSIKGDVVYSTFDEEPDSHARVAKLTLERAKRLVEMKKDVVILMDSLTRLARAYNLIIQPTGRTLSGGLDPGALTQPKKFFGAARNLVEGGSLTILATSLVETGSRMDEVIFEEFKGTGNMELHLDRRLQERRIFPAIDINKSGTRREDLILTPEEISVSTSVRRLLSNNVSHEATEKLLNIMTKTQSNKEFVDIFPKIAKDENLL